The following are encoded in a window of Rubellicoccus peritrichatus genomic DNA:
- a CDS encoding GspE/PulE family protein, producing MPLARIQVSIVTQVHKLGRISKETADEIIGTPEELSGDALEKLLMSDHGLTEFQMLVAKSRAVGLTPFNAQKFTADERTYEKLDRDFCIENQVLPIGLVGSNMVVAVSNPFDLSVINRVQETTRRKVVALLALERDIKSGLTDPSSDQAPVAEGFGDVVEALDMEFDIDEVDLDDDEDAEESAPIIQLANRIIEDAYYSGASDIHIEPFEKDCRVRVRVDGVLTEKLNVPNKVAAALLARIKVMSNLDIAEKRLPQDGRIVFKQFTKKPINIDLRVSTAPLNHGEGTVMRILDKSKSTLPLPALGFEPHNLEKYRECITRPYGMVLHCGPTGSGKSMTLYSALNEINDPGICIRTAEDPIEYTLPGLCQMQMQRKIGLTFASALRAFLRQDPDIILVGEIRDQETANIAVEAALTGHMLFSTLHTNDAPGTIARLTDMGVESFMISASLVCVCAQRLMRRVCKSCRQPYEPEGRELEILRKAIKFESGTIYRANHTGCPSCDGKGYKGRVGIHELMTSSEQLVEGINKELETAELKKIAMFNDMSTLHMDSMHKVKAGTTTMEESISTIPPDMEDLEALAEEFALQQELQERKDAERKKEFEGIKERKAEEESDAEGTDDSEATETTETVETT from the coding sequence ATGCCCTTAGCCAGAATTCAGGTTTCCATTGTTACCCAGGTTCATAAGCTGGGGCGGATTTCAAAGGAGACAGCTGATGAAATCATAGGCACGCCCGAGGAGCTCTCTGGAGACGCACTTGAAAAACTCCTGATGTCAGATCATGGTCTGACTGAGTTCCAGATGCTGGTGGCGAAGAGTCGGGCCGTCGGCCTGACGCCTTTTAATGCACAGAAATTTACGGCCGATGAGCGTACTTACGAAAAACTTGATCGTGACTTTTGTATCGAAAATCAGGTTTTGCCGATAGGTCTGGTTGGCAGCAATATGGTTGTTGCTGTTTCGAACCCCTTTGACCTTTCCGTCATCAATCGAGTCCAGGAAACCACACGCCGTAAGGTCGTTGCTTTGCTGGCTCTTGAGCGGGATATCAAATCCGGTTTGACGGATCCGAGTTCGGATCAAGCGCCAGTTGCAGAGGGATTTGGCGATGTTGTCGAAGCTCTGGATATGGAGTTCGATATCGACGAGGTCGATCTTGATGACGATGAGGATGCGGAAGAATCAGCTCCAATTATTCAGTTGGCCAATCGTATCATCGAAGACGCCTACTACTCGGGAGCCAGTGATATCCATATTGAGCCTTTCGAGAAGGACTGTCGCGTTCGGGTTCGTGTTGATGGGGTTCTAACCGAAAAGCTCAATGTGCCCAACAAGGTTGCCGCCGCTTTGCTCGCCCGTATCAAGGTCATGTCGAATCTTGATATCGCTGAAAAGCGCCTACCACAGGATGGTCGTATTGTTTTTAAGCAGTTTACGAAGAAGCCAATCAATATCGACCTTCGTGTTTCCACTGCGCCGCTGAATCACGGTGAGGGCACTGTGATGCGTATTCTGGACAAGTCAAAGTCGACTTTGCCGCTTCCGGCTCTTGGTTTTGAACCTCACAATCTTGAAAAGTATCGTGAGTGTATCACGCGCCCCTATGGTATGGTGTTGCACTGTGGGCCGACGGGTTCGGGTAAGTCGATGACGCTTTATTCGGCTCTGAACGAGATCAATGATCCAGGCATATGTATTCGTACTGCGGAAGACCCGATCGAGTATACGCTCCCGGGACTGTGTCAGATGCAGATGCAACGCAAGATCGGCCTGACCTTTGCCTCCGCGCTCCGCGCTTTTCTCCGACAAGACCCGGACATTATTCTTGTGGGGGAAATTCGTGACCAGGAAACTGCCAACATCGCCGTTGAAGCAGCACTCACCGGACACATGCTTTTCAGTACGCTTCACACCAACGATGCCCCGGGCACCATTGCGCGTTTGACTGATATGGGTGTCGAATCATTCATGATTTCAGCGTCTCTCGTCTGCGTTTGTGCCCAGCGGCTGATGCGTCGAGTCTGCAAGAGCTGTCGTCAGCCTTATGAACCTGAAGGGCGTGAGTTGGAAATTCTTCGCAAGGCGATCAAGTTTGAGTCGGGTACTATCTATCGTGCAAACCACACCGGATGTCCAAGCTGCGACGGTAAGGGCTATAAGGGGCGCGTTGGTATTCACGAATTGATGACATCAAGTGAGCAACTTGTTGAAGGCATCAATAAGGAGCTTGAAACGGCAGAGCTGAAGAAAATCGCGATGTTTAACGACATGTCGACTCTCCATATGGACAGTATGCACAAGGTGAAAGCTGGTACGACGACGATGGAGGAATCGATTTCAACCATACCACCTGATATGGAAGACCTTGAGGCGCTCGCCGAAGAGTTCGCTCTTCAGCAGGAGCTACAGGAAAGGAAAGACGCCGAGCGCAAAAAGGAATTTGAAGGGATCAAGGAGCGGAAGGCCGAAGAGGAGTCAGACGCCGAAGGAACGGATGATTCTGAGGCAACAGAAACGACAGAGACTGTCGAAACGACTTAG
- a CDS encoding ATP-binding protein, which yields MKLEEHPFFRSADNIEVAKLAANACLSDFEAGQSIFDEGSPSDTLCLVLEGSVAFVKETPDGKSRTVSLAEEGKFFGEVGIFTGAPRSLSAVAHTTVRIAQVERDDLVDFIKHTPGPIEQILGSIVNHLHGTTKHYIDDMLQQEKMGLVGTMVNSIIHDFKNPFTLISLGAQLIRAKHTDPKTIKLCDNIEAQVFRMVEMANEISEFSKGEQVVRIETVDLSKLLDHFRELNEPFFQKEKVSIELQSAPIEIEGEENKLLRVLQNLVGNAIDAFDEGESGLVQVHINDIGDFVELVVSDNGKGIPESIRHNLFTPFVTYGKSRGTGLGTAIVKSIIEAHGGTIEFTTTTGEGTTFTIVLPKKQS from the coding sequence ATGAAGCTCGAAGAGCATCCCTTTTTTCGATCCGCGGATAACATAGAAGTTGCCAAACTGGCAGCCAATGCATGCCTTTCCGACTTCGAAGCTGGCCAGAGTATTTTTGACGAAGGCAGCCCATCTGATACCTTGTGTCTGGTATTGGAGGGATCCGTCGCATTTGTTAAGGAAACGCCTGACGGAAAGTCGAGGACAGTGAGCCTGGCAGAGGAGGGTAAGTTCTTTGGTGAGGTTGGCATATTCACTGGTGCTCCACGCTCTTTGAGTGCAGTGGCCCATACCACAGTCCGTATTGCCCAGGTCGAGCGCGACGATCTTGTTGACTTCATTAAGCACACACCGGGACCAATCGAGCAAATCCTTGGCAGCATTGTTAATCACCTCCACGGGACGACGAAGCACTACATTGACGACATGCTGCAGCAGGAAAAGATGGGGCTTGTCGGAACCATGGTGAATTCGATCATTCATGATTTTAAAAACCCATTCACACTGATCAGCCTGGGTGCCCAACTCATACGCGCAAAACATACCGATCCCAAAACAATCAAGCTTTGTGATAATATCGAAGCTCAGGTTTTCAGGATGGTTGAAATGGCCAATGAAATCAGTGAGTTCTCCAAGGGAGAGCAAGTCGTGCGAATCGAAACAGTTGATCTCTCAAAGTTACTCGATCATTTCCGTGAATTGAATGAACCCTTTTTCCAAAAGGAAAAGGTAAGTATAGAACTGCAATCAGCGCCCATCGAAATAGAAGGCGAAGAAAACAAATTGCTTCGCGTCCTGCAAAATCTGGTTGGAAACGCCATTGATGCGTTTGATGAAGGCGAATCGGGCCTCGTTCAGGTTCATATCAACGATATCGGTGATTTCGTGGAACTGGTTGTTTCCGACAACGGCAAGGGAATCCCGGAATCAATCCGCCATAATCTCTTCACCCCATTCGTAACCTACGGGAAAAGCCGGGGCACAGGACTGGGCACAGCGATTGTTAAATCAATCATTGAGGCGCATGGTGGAACGATTGAATTCACCACAACCACTGGCGAAGGCACTACCTTCACAATCGTACTGCCCAAGAAGCAATCATAA
- a CDS encoding PspC domain-containing protein, translating to MSNSCPQNTQTLYRSRRGWFLGVCRGISEWRGISPGWLRLAFIVFFLISGWLPALLVYVVAALIMKPEPIIPITNDEEREFYASYTASRHQALLRMKRLFDELDRRTRRIETVVTSREYDWNRRMES from the coding sequence ATGAGTAACTCCTGTCCACAAAATACCCAAACCCTCTATCGATCGCGTCGTGGCTGGTTCCTGGGCGTATGCCGAGGCATCAGTGAATGGCGGGGCATTAGCCCTGGCTGGCTGCGACTCGCCTTCATTGTCTTCTTTCTAATCTCCGGGTGGCTGCCCGCCTTGCTTGTCTATGTTGTAGCTGCCCTGATCATGAAACCCGAGCCGATCATACCGATTACCAACGACGAAGAGCGCGAATTTTATGCAAGTTATACGGCCTCCCGCCACCAAGCCCTACTGAGAATGAAGCGCCTGTTTGATGAATTGGACCGCCGTACGCGCAGAATTGAAACCGTGGTCACAAGCCGCGAATACGACTGGAACCGCCGAATGGAAAGTTAA
- the pspA gene encoding phage shock protein PspA: MSIFSRFKDIINSNMNALLDRAEDPEKLLKLMIREMEDTLVEMKASCAGAMASRTRVERSLGEAQTHAASWGAKAELAVEKGREDLAREALVEKRAFNEKAITLQKELDQHEALVVQYRGDIQLLNDKLEQARKKHRILVQRHIRANRSRTAREQAEKTRGAEAMIRFDKFEQRVDRMEAEAELAGSSGSPVLEDEFAKLELDDEIEKELSDLKKSKSGSKKS; the protein is encoded by the coding sequence ATGAGCATATTCTCTAGATTCAAAGACATTATAAATTCCAACATGAACGCACTACTCGATCGTGCGGAAGATCCTGAAAAACTCCTGAAACTGATGATTCGGGAAATGGAGGACACCCTGGTCGAAATGAAAGCGTCCTGTGCTGGGGCCATGGCCTCGAGAACCCGAGTTGAGCGCTCTCTTGGAGAAGCTCAAACTCATGCTGCCTCCTGGGGAGCCAAAGCCGAGCTTGCCGTTGAAAAGGGACGCGAAGACCTCGCCCGTGAAGCGTTGGTTGAAAAGCGTGCTTTCAACGAAAAAGCAATCACCCTTCAAAAAGAACTGGATCAACACGAAGCTCTCGTCGTCCAATACCGCGGCGATATCCAGTTGCTGAATGACAAACTGGAACAGGCCCGTAAGAAACACAGGATTCTGGTCCAACGCCATATTCGCGCCAATCGCAGCCGAACCGCCCGCGAACAGGCTGAAAAAACCCGTGGGGCCGAAGCCATGATCCGCTTCGACAAATTCGAGCAACGCGTCGACCGGATGGAAGCCGAAGCTGAGCTCGCTGGTTCTTCCGGCTCACCCGTCCTCGAAGATGAGTTTGCCAAACTGGAATTGGATGATGAAATCGAAAAGGAACTTAGCGACCTGAAGAAGAGCAAATCCGGCTCTAAAAAATCCTGA
- the pspF gene encoding phage shock protein operon transcriptional activator — protein sequence MDVINELEAKGESDAFIDFQECLSRVAPIERPVLVLGERGTGKELAAKRLHFLSKRWDAQLITVNCAALTPSLLESELFGHEAGAFTGAARMRVGRFEAASGGTLFLDELGNVPLEVQEKILRAVEYGEFERVGSSKPVRVDVRLIAATNADLPKLAKEGKFKADLLDRLSFEVLHLPPLRERRGDIELLVNLFAARMTQELGWEDVPGFTDDAWAKLESYAWPGNIRELKNTIERSVYRSEGGAIDEITFDPFARSNDSEVVFSNTADQSKPLEDRLSKDIEFSEVGFDLRAAVADLEKRAVLEALERCRHNQAAAARFLGLGYHQFRGVYRKYQEDFD from the coding sequence ATGGATGTGATAAATGAACTGGAGGCGAAAGGCGAATCAGATGCCTTTATCGACTTTCAAGAATGCTTGAGTCGGGTTGCTCCGATTGAGCGTCCGGTTCTGGTTCTTGGTGAGCGGGGGACCGGTAAGGAGCTCGCGGCCAAGCGCCTTCATTTCCTCTCAAAGCGTTGGGATGCCCAATTGATTACCGTGAATTGCGCTGCCTTGACGCCGTCTTTGCTCGAATCCGAGCTCTTTGGTCATGAAGCAGGCGCATTCACTGGGGCTGCCAGGATGCGTGTCGGACGATTTGAAGCTGCTAGTGGTGGGACGCTTTTTCTTGATGAGCTCGGAAATGTGCCACTGGAGGTGCAGGAAAAGATCCTGCGGGCAGTGGAGTATGGAGAATTCGAGCGGGTTGGATCATCAAAGCCGGTTCGGGTTGATGTGCGTTTGATTGCAGCAACAAATGCGGATTTACCCAAACTTGCCAAAGAGGGGAAATTTAAGGCGGATTTGCTCGACCGTCTCTCTTTTGAGGTGCTTCATCTACCGCCGCTTCGCGAAAGGCGGGGCGATATTGAATTACTGGTCAATCTCTTTGCGGCTCGAATGACTCAGGAGCTTGGCTGGGAGGATGTGCCAGGCTTTACTGATGATGCCTGGGCAAAATTGGAGAGCTATGCCTGGCCGGGGAATATTCGTGAACTCAAAAATACTATTGAGCGCTCGGTCTATCGATCAGAGGGGGGAGCCATTGATGAAATTACTTTCGATCCTTTTGCCCGATCTAATGATTCGGAAGTTGTGTTTTCCAATACTGCCGATCAGAGCAAACCATTGGAGGATCGCTTATCGAAGGATATTGAATTCAGCGAAGTCGGTTTTGATTTGAGAGCCGCCGTGGCCGATCTGGAAAAGCGAGCCGTCCTTGAGGCCCTTGAGCGTTGCCGCCACAATCAAGCAGCAGCTGCCAGATTCCTCGGCTTGGGCTATCATCAGTTTCGCGGCGTTTATCGAAAGTATCAGGAGGATTTTGATTAA
- a CDS encoding DNA translocase FtsK, producing the protein MFGSLTASVSGLGVRSRLKRLVQAFGNEEDAEHNPEEIEEENLEASTENAREIVAEEVEDEGPFRSAEEAEAAWMQEWEKLEGWQQSLDERLSERMHRKAGHAYLIAQSHAKVEAFLAMPSEASEAEELTEAPAEEAVEIEVEPKPVIPAYTQDDTEGYQLPSLDFLHDVVEGGKVMVPEKELAEQSRELQQTLDNFAVDALVCDAVVGPRVTQHRVKPGFGVRVESISSLENNIALSLAVNAVRIQAPIPGEPFVGVEAPNRTSRPIMLKEAFESPAWTQSSATLPLVLGMDITGNIQICDLAKAPHMLIAGATGSGKSVCINNLILSLLYRFRPGELELVLVDPKRVEFAMYRELPHLIHPVVGDAKEACQALKWLVREMENRYDEMADKRVRNIAGYNEKAKAEGFKPLSYIVLIIDELADLMMTAKDDVETPIARLAQMSRAVGIHTVLATQRPSVNVITGVIKANFPTRAAFQVSSQIDSRTILDGKGAESLQGKGDMLYNPPGQARLLRLQSPFVDDDEIIAITDSLRAQLEPRYRVELQAEDAPGGSNLNTEDMDPMLKDALAVVATTGKASTSFIQRRLKIGYNRAANLVEELEVRGYIGPQIGTNPREIFVEPGSISL; encoded by the coding sequence ATGTTTGGTTCCCTAACTGCATCCGTCTCCGGTCTCGGCGTGAGGTCGCGCTTGAAGCGACTCGTCCAGGCCTTTGGCAATGAGGAAGATGCAGAACACAATCCGGAGGAAATCGAGGAAGAAAATCTTGAGGCCTCAACGGAAAATGCCCGGGAAATTGTGGCTGAAGAAGTGGAAGACGAGGGTCCATTTCGCTCTGCCGAAGAGGCCGAAGCCGCCTGGATGCAGGAATGGGAGAAACTCGAAGGCTGGCAGCAATCCCTGGATGAGCGCCTGTCCGAGCGCATGCACCGCAAGGCGGGCCATGCCTACCTGATTGCCCAGAGTCATGCTAAGGTCGAAGCCTTTCTCGCCATGCCATCCGAGGCTTCAGAAGCCGAAGAGCTGACCGAAGCTCCAGCCGAGGAGGCAGTGGAAATCGAAGTAGAACCTAAGCCGGTCATTCCCGCCTATACGCAAGACGACACCGAGGGCTATCAACTGCCTTCTCTCGATTTTCTTCATGATGTAGTCGAGGGTGGAAAGGTCATGGTTCCCGAAAAGGAACTGGCCGAGCAAAGCCGCGAACTGCAACAGACCTTGGACAACTTCGCCGTGGATGCGTTGGTTTGTGATGCCGTCGTCGGGCCGCGTGTAACCCAACACCGGGTAAAACCCGGCTTTGGCGTCCGCGTGGAATCGATTTCCAGCCTGGAAAACAACATTGCACTCTCCCTCGCCGTAAATGCCGTCCGCATTCAGGCTCCGATCCCGGGCGAACCATTTGTCGGAGTTGAAGCTCCCAATCGGACCAGTCGCCCCATCATGCTGAAGGAGGCCTTCGAGTCGCCAGCCTGGACCCAAAGCAGCGCCACTCTGCCCCTCGTATTGGGGATGGACATCACCGGCAACATCCAGATCTGCGATCTGGCCAAAGCACCACATATGTTAATTGCAGGTGCGACTGGCAGTGGTAAATCCGTCTGCATCAACAACCTTATCCTTTCCCTCCTTTACCGCTTCCGTCCAGGCGAGCTGGAGCTGGTTCTAGTTGACCCGAAGCGGGTGGAGTTCGCCATGTATCGCGAGCTGCCCCACCTGATTCATCCAGTCGTGGGCGACGCCAAAGAGGCCTGCCAGGCGCTCAAGTGGCTGGTCCGTGAGATGGAAAACCGTTACGATGAAATGGCGGACAAACGCGTCCGGAACATCGCGGGCTACAACGAAAAAGCCAAGGCCGAGGGTTTTAAGCCGTTGTCTTACATCGTGCTCATTATTGATGAGCTCGCGGACCTGATGATGACAGCCAAAGACGACGTCGAAACACCAATTGCCCGCCTCGCCCAGATGTCACGTGCGGTTGGGATTCACACCGTCCTCGCAACCCAACGCCCTAGCGTCAACGTCATCACCGGCGTGATCAAGGCCAACTTCCCAACCCGTGCCGCCTTCCAGGTGTCATCGCAGATTGACAGTCGTACCATTCTCGATGGCAAAGGTGCTGAATCGCTTCAGGGGAAAGGAGACATGCTTTACAACCCGCCAGGCCAAGCCCGACTGCTGCGCCTGCAAAGTCCCTTTGTTGATGATGATGAAATCATCGCCATCACGGACAGCCTGCGCGCCCAGCTTGAACCGCGTTACCGCGTCGAACTGCAAGCTGAAGATGCCCCTGGAGGATCGAACCTCAATACGGAGGACATGGACCCAATGCTGAAAGACGCCCTCGCCGTCGTCGCAACGACAGGCAAGGCCAGCACGAGCTTCATCCAACGCCGCCTAAAAATTGGCTACAACCGCGCGGCCAACCTGGTCGAAGAATTGGAAGTCCGCGGCTATATCGGACCGCAGATCGGCACCAACCCACGTGAAATCTTTGTCGAACCCGGGAGCATCTCATTGTGA
- the recD2 gene encoding SF1B family DNA helicase RecD2, whose protein sequence is MSEKLKGVLERIVYQNEENHYTIGEFRGEGTKQSVTIVGNMPGAQCGETLSLDGEWTQHPVHGAQFKVSHFKAELPASIYGIRKYLGSGLIPHIGPKYAERIVDKFGEATLDVISDESGRLREVEGIGAKRAKLIKQAWDEQSALREVMVFLQTYGVSTALCLRLIRKYGNPAKSILQNDPYRVAREVPGIGFKTADRIARNLGFANESVERIDAGLLFQLGELETEGHTAYPSKDLVEKTAEILEVLPELIIPRIEELLKTEALVSIPIAGDDTGTMLQLPALAKAEERIAMRIAAIGESKSSMPSIIVDKAVAWAQQQAGFDFAQEQAAGVAAALEHKVSVLTGGPGTGKTTILRALVEIVRAKKGRVMLAAPTGRAAQRMSESAGVTAKTIHRLLEWDPSAGGFVRNEDKPLRGDLVVVDEASMLDTRLAASLLRAVPDSAHLLLVGDVDQLPSVGAGNVLKDLIHFAKESQLKSFAVTRLQQIFRQGSRSGIVEVSHAILHNNASPPSPATSPDQMDPEADLHFILAPEPERCVGAVVRLCNNLLPRWYPWANPTMDIQVLAPLHKGQAGIGNLNHELQAALNPDGRGVTLGSQRFAVGDKVIQTRNNYDLGIFNGDLGRVTAINAESGTLAAEFDSGVVDFERGDMLDLSPAYAISIHKSQGSEFPIVVIPLLKQHFIMLQRNLIYTGITRGRKKVFLIGDPAAYAMAVRNSDSGHRVTDLLGKLKSSCSV, encoded by the coding sequence ATGTCGGAAAAGCTCAAAGGCGTGCTCGAGCGCATCGTTTACCAAAACGAGGAGAATCACTATACGATTGGTGAGTTTCGTGGCGAAGGCACAAAGCAGTCTGTCACGATTGTCGGTAACATGCCGGGTGCACAGTGCGGTGAAACCCTTTCACTCGATGGTGAATGGACTCAACATCCTGTCCATGGTGCACAGTTCAAGGTCTCTCACTTCAAAGCAGAATTGCCTGCGAGTATTTATGGCATTCGCAAGTATCTAGGCAGCGGACTGATCCCGCATATCGGGCCAAAGTACGCGGAACGCATTGTCGATAAATTCGGCGAAGCTACACTCGATGTGATTTCGGACGAATCCGGTCGCCTCCGTGAAGTCGAAGGGATCGGAGCCAAACGCGCCAAGCTTATCAAGCAGGCCTGGGATGAACAATCCGCCCTGCGCGAAGTCATGGTCTTTCTGCAAACCTACGGCGTGAGCACCGCGCTCTGCCTCCGGCTAATCCGCAAATATGGCAACCCGGCAAAATCCATTTTGCAAAACGACCCTTACCGAGTCGCGCGCGAAGTTCCCGGCATCGGCTTTAAAACCGCCGACCGGATTGCCCGTAACCTGGGCTTCGCCAATGAAAGTGTTGAACGCATCGACGCAGGTCTGCTCTTTCAACTTGGTGAACTCGAAACCGAAGGCCACACTGCCTATCCGTCAAAAGATCTTGTTGAGAAAACTGCCGAGATCCTCGAAGTCCTCCCCGAGTTGATCATACCACGCATCGAGGAACTCCTTAAAACCGAGGCACTGGTTTCCATTCCCATTGCCGGCGACGACACTGGCACTATGTTGCAACTCCCCGCTTTGGCTAAAGCCGAAGAGCGCATCGCCATGCGAATCGCTGCGATTGGTGAAAGCAAGTCTTCAATGCCGTCAATCATTGTCGATAAGGCCGTCGCCTGGGCACAGCAGCAGGCAGGCTTCGATTTTGCGCAAGAGCAGGCAGCCGGTGTAGCCGCTGCTTTGGAACACAAAGTCTCTGTCCTCACTGGTGGACCGGGAACAGGCAAGACGACGATTCTCCGTGCACTTGTCGAAATCGTTCGAGCCAAGAAAGGCCGTGTTATGTTGGCCGCGCCAACCGGACGCGCCGCCCAGCGCATGAGTGAATCCGCTGGCGTCACCGCCAAAACGATCCATCGACTCCTCGAATGGGATCCAAGCGCAGGTGGCTTTGTCCGCAATGAAGACAAACCGTTGCGCGGTGATCTGGTCGTCGTTGATGAAGCCTCAATGCTCGACACACGATTGGCCGCCTCGCTCTTACGGGCCGTTCCTGATAGTGCACATTTGCTGCTGGTAGGTGATGTCGACCAACTTCCTTCAGTTGGTGCGGGCAATGTCCTGAAAGACCTCATACACTTTGCCAAAGAAAGCCAGTTGAAGAGTTTTGCCGTCACACGGCTTCAGCAAATTTTTCGGCAGGGAAGCCGTAGTGGAATCGTTGAAGTCTCCCATGCGATCCTTCACAACAATGCTTCCCCACCCTCGCCTGCCACCTCACCGGACCAGATGGATCCCGAGGCCGATTTGCACTTCATCCTCGCACCGGAACCCGAACGTTGTGTCGGAGCAGTCGTCCGACTTTGTAACAATTTGTTACCACGCTGGTATCCCTGGGCTAATCCGACGATGGACATCCAGGTCCTCGCACCGCTTCACAAAGGACAAGCCGGTATCGGCAATCTCAACCACGAGCTCCAAGCCGCACTCAACCCGGATGGTCGCGGAGTCACCCTAGGATCGCAGCGTTTCGCCGTTGGTGACAAAGTGATTCAAACACGTAACAATTACGATCTTGGAATCTTCAATGGCGACCTGGGTCGCGTCACTGCGATCAATGCAGAGTCAGGCACACTCGCTGCAGAATTCGACAGCGGAGTCGTTGACTTCGAACGCGGAGACATGCTCGACCTCTCACCCGCCTACGCCATCAGTATTCACAAGAGCCAGGGGAGCGAATTCCCCATCGTCGTGATACCATTGCTGAAACAGCATTTCATCATGCTACAGCGCAACCTGATCTATACCGGTATCACCCGTGGCCGCAAAAAAGTATTCCTCATCGGCGACCCCGCCGCCTATGCCATGGCCGTCCGCAACTCCGACAGCGGACATCGCGTCACAGACTTGCTCGGCAAATTGAAAAGCAGCTGCAGCGTGTAA
- a CDS encoding HAD family hydrolase: MPDAKNIRTVLFDLDGTLIDHFTAIYRCYKFAQETLGLPTATYETVRATVGGSVPVTMTRLVGQDKAEEATRLFRMHFEEIMLEDLHLLPSAEWLLQELHQQGMQLAVFTNKSGEPSRKIMTHLGLDRYLVDTIGSLDTEWKKPEPEFTRYALEKIGATPEATVLIGDSPFDIEAARAGGLPSYVVATGSHTLEQLQANDPAPDGVFPTLLELGEAIFGLSLEKS, translated from the coding sequence ATGCCAGACGCAAAAAACATTCGCACCGTCTTGTTCGACCTCGACGGGACTCTCATCGATCACTTTACCGCGATTTATCGCTGTTATAAATTTGCCCAGGAAACGCTCGGACTACCTACAGCCACCTACGAAACAGTTCGCGCCACGGTCGGCGGCTCAGTCCCGGTAACGATGACTCGCCTAGTCGGGCAGGATAAAGCCGAGGAAGCAACGCGGCTTTTTCGCATGCACTTCGAAGAAATCATGCTTGAAGACCTGCACCTGCTTCCAAGTGCAGAATGGCTGCTGCAGGAACTCCATCAGCAAGGCATGCAACTGGCCGTCTTCACAAACAAAAGCGGAGAGCCTTCCCGGAAGATCATGACGCACCTTGGACTCGACCGCTACCTCGTCGATACGATCGGCTCACTTGATACGGAATGGAAAAAACCGGAACCCGAATTCACCCGCTACGCACTAGAGAAAATCGGTGCCACCCCTGAGGCTACGGTTCTCATCGGTGACTCGCCATTTGATATCGAAGCCGCGCGGGCTGGTGGCCTGCCATCCTATGTCGTCGCCACTGGAAGCCACACTTTAGAGCAACTCCAAGCCAACGACCCGGCACCGGATGGAGTTTTCCCCACACTGCTTGAACTAGGCGAGGCGATCTTTGGACTAAGCCTGGAAAAAAGCTAA